Below is a window of Leucobacter chromiiresistens DNA.
GCCTCGAGAGCGAATCGAGTGCCGACGACACGATGCGCACCTCGTCATCCGAGGCGAACTCCGCCGACGCGCTCGAGCAGTCGATCACCGTGGAACTCGATCAGGACGACGCGCCGGCGGTCGAACCCTTTCGCGACTGAGACGCAGCGGATCAGCTCGACATCAGCGCAGATCGGCGCGGAGCGCGCCGGAACCCGGCACGCCGGCACCCAGCACGCCGGAACGCAGCACGCAGCACGCATCAGGAGGGCAGCACTATGAGCCAGTCGACCGTGACCACGAAGTCGAAGAACGGCCAGTGGGTGAACGAGGTAGCAGATGCCCCGCACCTCTCGCGAAGCTACCGCGACAGAGACGAAGCGGTGCAGGCCGGCCGTGAACTCGCCGCCGAGCACCACCTCGAGCATCGGATCGAGGAGTCGGCACCGACGGGAGCGATCACCGACCCCGACCCCGCGTCGCAGCGGGAGGCAGAGTTCCCGAGCCCCGATCCGCAGGCGCCCCGCTCCGACCAGAGCTGACCGGCTCCCGGCCGCCGCCCTCCCCGGGCGCGGTCGCTCCCAGAGCACCGCCCTCCCGCATCACCGGCCGGTCGCGAGCGCGGGCGGCGGCCCGCCGGCGAAGTCCTCGAAGATCAGAATGGTGCGGGTGTTGCGCACCCACGGGATCGACTGGATGTCTTCGAGCACCACGCGCCGCAGGTGACTGTTGTCGGCGGCGCGCACGAGCAGCAGCACGTCGAAGTCTCCGCCCACCAGGGCGATGTGCTCGACCTCGGCGATCTCGCCGAGCCGGGCGCGCACCTCCTGCCACCCCGTCTGGTCGACCAGGAGCGTCACGTACGCCGATGCGTGCGACCCGGCGAGCACCGGATCGGTGCGGATCGTGAAGTTCATGATGACGCCGCTGTCGACGAGCCTGCGGACCCGCGCATGCGCTCCGGCGCGCGAGATGTGCACCGCTTCGGCGAGCGCGGTCATCGACACTCGCGCGTCCTCGGCGAGCACCGCGAGAATGGCCCGGTCGGTGTCGTCCACCTGCATGTCGTCCTCCCTCGGAGACTGGATCGCGAGCCGATACACTCGTCCAGCATTTCGGCGCT
It encodes the following:
- a CDS encoding DUF2188 domain-containing protein: MSQSTVTTKSKNGQWVNEVADAPHLSRSYRDRDEAVQAGRELAAEHHLEHRIEESAPTGAITDPDPASQREAEFPSPDPQAPRSDQS
- a CDS encoding Lrp/AsnC family transcriptional regulator — translated: MQVDDTDRAILAVLAEDARVSMTALAEAVHISRAGAHARVRRLVDSGVIMNFTIRTDPVLAGSHASAYVTLLVDQTGWQEVRARLGEIAEVEHIALVGGDFDVLLLVRAADNSHLRRVVLEDIQSIPWVRNTRTILIFEDFAGGPPPALATGR